The proteins below come from a single Microthrixaceae bacterium genomic window:
- a CDS encoding metal ABC transporter substrate-binding protein, whose product MPSTALPRRPARVAAVVLLGTALIGSAACSDTSANRPASEAGAIEVVAAFYAAETLAREVGGDRVNVRLLGSTGADPHHIELTPDDVIAVADAQIVVAMRGFQPAVDEALAEANDDAIVDLATVIDLRSSEPHEAQHEEGDHEAADHDEAEHDEADQDEGDHDHGPIDFHFWLDPTLMSDGAIAVRDALVAASPDHREEFDTNLATFQSELGELDTGYRDGLATCERGEIVTTHRAFGYLADRYDFIEDSITGLTPEDEPSPAALERLADHITDSGITTVFFETLANPAIARTLAEETGATTAVLDPIEGVSEASPGTDYVSIMTANLAAIRTARGCQ is encoded by the coding sequence ATGCCTTCCACCGCCCTTCCCCGCCGGCCAGCTCGCGTGGCCGCGGTCGTGCTGCTGGGCACGGCGCTGATCGGTTCAGCGGCCTGCTCCGACACGTCGGCCAACCGGCCGGCCAGCGAGGCCGGTGCCATCGAAGTCGTCGCCGCGTTCTACGCCGCGGAAACCTTGGCCCGTGAGGTGGGCGGCGATCGTGTCAATGTCCGTTTGCTCGGATCCACCGGGGCCGACCCGCACCACATCGAATTGACCCCCGACGATGTCATCGCCGTGGCCGATGCCCAGATTGTGGTGGCGATGCGGGGATTCCAGCCGGCGGTCGACGAGGCGTTGGCCGAGGCGAACGACGATGCCATCGTCGACCTTGCCACCGTGATCGACCTGCGATCCTCCGAGCCGCATGAGGCCCAACATGAGGAGGGCGATCACGAGGCGGCCGATCACGACGAGGCCGAGCACGACGAGGCCGATCAGGACGAGGGCGATCACGACCACGGCCCGATCGATTTCCATTTCTGGCTCGATCCCACGTTGATGAGCGACGGTGCCATCGCGGTCCGCGACGCGCTGGTCGCCGCCAGCCCCGACCATCGCGAGGAGTTCGACACCAACCTGGCGACCTTTCAGTCGGAACTCGGCGAACTCGACACCGGGTATCGCGACGGGCTCGCGACCTGTGAACGCGGCGAGATCGTCACCACCCACCGGGCGTTCGGGTATCTCGCCGATCGTTATGACTTCATCGAAGACTCGATCACCGGGTTGACCCCCGAGGACGAACCCTCCCCCGCTGCGTTGGAGCGCCTCGCCGACCACATCACCGACAGCGGCATCACCACCGTCTTCTTCGAGACCCTGGCCAACCCCGCCATCGCCCGCACCTTGGCCGAGGAGACCGGCGCCACCACCGCAGTACTCGACCCGATCGAGGGGGTGAGCGAGGCATCGCCCGGCACCGACTACGTTTCGATCATGACGGCCAACCTGGCCGCAATCCGCACCGCCAGGGGATGCCAGTGA
- a CDS encoding helix-turn-helix domain-containing protein: MSTPDLLTITEAAVVLRIGRTTAYELARRDLATGGGEGLGVIRVGGQLRVPRVALERLIGAPIVLSVETGAVDGSSGSVAAAVLPAAIPNPTPARVDHTSDGPGRCRRLVSMDQLRFDS, from the coding sequence ATGAGTACACCTGATCTGTTGACCATCACGGAGGCGGCCGTCGTGTTGCGCATCGGTCGGACCACCGCCTACGAGCTCGCCCGACGCGACCTTGCCACCGGCGGGGGAGAAGGCTTGGGGGTGATCCGTGTCGGAGGGCAGCTGCGGGTCCCACGGGTGGCGCTGGAGCGCCTGATCGGCGCCCCGATCGTGTTGTCGGTGGAAACGGGCGCCGTCGACGGCTCCTCTGGGAGCGTCGCAGCGGCGGTCTTGCCCGCTGCCATACCGAACCCGACACCAGCTCGTGTCGACCACACCAGCGATGGCCCCGGCCGCTGTCGTCGGCTTGTGTCGATGGATCAGCTGAGGTTCGATTCGTGA
- a CDS encoding AAA family ATPase translates to MFEHLAGPDGLTRNRSTFGRREVIQGICDLLPNGAPVADIGQWADLFIESGHCTRLAGPKSAVIRTNDGRTVSARTDETRFSTPGMLATEQRLIASAVDRVEAGVGIADPHHVGIAIAQRPSMSIEQADMLTRICGSGRGVDLVEGVAGAGKTFALAAANQAWTDSGHTVIGCALAARAARQLQTDADIPSSTIDRFLIDLDRPERGGLAANTVIVVDEAAMVGTRKVLRLLDHARQADAKVVLVGDPCQLPEIEAGGAFVGLRHRLAASHLTENRRQREPWELAALARLRSGDTDTALNTYLERGRVVIAPDGAKARSRMVTDWLDARRAGSAVMLASRRGDVDALNKAARTVLRAEGTIGPDQILVAGQGFADGDVVVALRNDRRLGLLNGTRAVVEQVDTDHQVIRCRAEDGQAVNVPFGYVADGHLAHGYAMTIHKSQGATYDRCLILAGDQLTKEPAYTAMSRGRIGNTMYLVDNNQRETEAHADEIEPSLVDRVRASISRTGAQSMAIEQTAELGDDVDTDVGMDL, encoded by the coding sequence ATGTTCGAGCACCTCGCCGGCCCCGATGGGCTAACACGGAACCGGTCGACGTTCGGACGGCGCGAGGTCATCCAGGGCATCTGCGACCTCCTGCCGAACGGCGCACCCGTCGCCGACATCGGCCAGTGGGCCGACCTGTTCATCGAGTCCGGACATTGCACCCGACTCGCCGGACCCAAGTCCGCCGTCATCCGAACCAACGACGGCCGAACCGTCTCGGCACGAACCGACGAGACTCGCTTCTCCACGCCCGGCATGCTTGCCACCGAACAACGACTGATCGCCTCGGCCGTCGACCGCGTGGAGGCTGGCGTCGGGATCGCCGACCCACACCACGTCGGTATCGCGATCGCACAACGGCCCTCGATGAGTATCGAGCAGGCCGACATGCTGACCCGAATCTGTGGGAGCGGCCGAGGTGTCGACCTCGTGGAGGGCGTCGCCGGCGCGGGCAAGACGTTCGCACTCGCTGCCGCCAACCAGGCATGGACCGACTCTGGCCACACCGTGATCGGCTGTGCGCTCGCCGCGAGGGCGGCACGGCAACTCCAGACCGATGCCGACATTCCGTCGTCCACGATCGATCGGTTTCTCATCGACCTCGACCGTCCCGAACGGGGCGGTCTCGCCGCGAACACTGTGATCGTGGTGGACGAGGCCGCAATGGTCGGCACCCGCAAGGTCCTCCGCCTTCTCGACCACGCCCGACAGGCCGACGCGAAGGTCGTGTTGGTCGGCGACCCGTGCCAGCTTCCCGAGATCGAAGCTGGCGGAGCGTTCGTCGGGCTCCGCCACCGGCTCGCCGCGTCACACCTCACCGAGAATCGGCGACAACGCGAGCCGTGGGAACTCGCCGCGCTCGCCCGGCTTCGGTCCGGCGACACCGACACGGCCCTGAACACCTACCTCGAACGAGGACGAGTCGTGATCGCACCCGACGGTGCCAAAGCACGGAGTCGGATGGTGACCGATTGGCTCGATGCCCGCCGGGCCGGGTCCGCCGTGATGCTGGCAAGTCGACGCGGCGATGTTGATGCGCTCAACAAGGCTGCCCGGACTGTGCTCCGCGCTGAAGGGACGATCGGTCCCGACCAGATCTTGGTCGCTGGGCAAGGCTTCGCCGACGGCGATGTTGTGGTGGCACTGCGGAACGATCGCCGGCTCGGCCTGCTCAATGGCACACGAGCAGTCGTCGAGCAGGTCGACACCGACCACCAGGTCATCCGGTGCCGTGCCGAAGACGGCCAGGCCGTGAACGTCCCGTTCGGCTACGTCGCTGATGGACATCTCGCCCACGGGTACGCGATGACGATCCACAAGTCCCAGGGCGCAACCTATGACCGGTGCCTGATCCTGGCCGGAGATCAGCTCACCAAAGAACCCGCCTACACCGCGATGTCACGAGGACGCATCGGCAACACGATGTACCTCGTCGACAACAACCAACGGGAAACCGAAGCCCACGCCGACGAGATCGAACCGTCAC
- a CDS encoding aminotransferase class I/II-fold pyridoxal phosphate-dependent enzyme codes for MTDETTPRSDTVAIRAGREANGNALAPVLWASSAFVTPDAKTAQRFAQSTRAEQFYSRHGNPTINAFESAIAELEGAEAARSFASGMGAISAILLGLLSTGDHVVTQRQLYGGTQMFFTAVCPRFGIDVTFVDAADPDAWDAAIIAGKTMMCFAESPANPRLALVDLERFGAIGGPITVVDSTFATPIGVRPLDYGVNLVVHSATKSIGGHNDATIGVVAGERELIDWLWGFAVLHGANASPFDAMNALRGLRTLPIRHQRQSATAQAIAEFLEAHPAVEAVAYPGLASHPQHDLASRQLNWFGGLLTFDLRGGATAGQTFVESTRICQLATSLGGPETLVTHPRTTTHAALLPAEAQAAGIHDGTVRVSVGLEHVDDLIADISDAIDAAQAAQAAQAACQN; via the coding sequence ATGACCGACGAAACGACCCCTCGAAGCGACACCGTGGCGATCCGCGCCGGCCGTGAGGCCAACGGCAACGCCCTCGCCCCGGTGCTGTGGGCCAGCTCCGCATTCGTCACTCCCGATGCCAAAACCGCGCAGCGTTTCGCTCAGAGCACCCGCGCCGAACAGTTCTACAGCCGCCACGGAAACCCCACGATCAACGCCTTCGAATCGGCCATCGCAGAACTCGAAGGAGCCGAAGCGGCGCGCTCGTTCGCCTCGGGGATGGGGGCGATCTCGGCGATCCTGCTCGGCCTGCTGTCCACCGGCGACCACGTCGTCACCCAACGACAGCTCTACGGCGGCACCCAGATGTTTTTCACCGCGGTGTGCCCGCGCTTTGGCATCGACGTCACCTTCGTCGACGCGGCCGACCCCGACGCCTGGGATGCGGCCATCATCGCCGGCAAGACCATGATGTGTTTCGCCGAGAGCCCGGCCAACCCGCGCCTGGCGCTGGTCGACCTCGAACGGTTCGGCGCCATCGGCGGACCGATCACCGTCGTCGACTCGACCTTCGCCACCCCGATCGGCGTGCGCCCCCTCGACTACGGGGTGAACCTCGTCGTGCACTCGGCGACCAAATCCATCGGCGGACACAACGACGCCACCATCGGGGTCGTGGCCGGTGAACGCGAACTCATCGACTGGCTTTGGGGGTTCGCCGTGCTGCACGGTGCCAACGCCTCGCCGTTCGACGCCATGAACGCCCTGCGCGGACTGCGGACCCTGCCGATTCGCCACCAACGCCAATCGGCCACCGCCCAAGCGATCGCCGAGTTCCTCGAAGCGCACCCCGCGGTGGAGGCGGTCGCCTATCCCGGCCTCGCAAGCCACCCCCAACACGACCTGGCCTCGCGCCAGCTCAACTGGTTCGGCGGACTGTTGACCTTCGACCTTCGCGGCGGCGCCACGGCCGGACAGACCTTCGTGGAGTCGACCCGGATCTGTCAGCTCGCCACCTCCCTCGGCGGCCCCGAGACCCTCGTGACCCACCCGCGCACCACCACCCACGCCGCGCTGCTGCCCGCGGAGGCCCAGGCGGCGGGTATTCACGACGGGACGGTGCGGGTGTCGGTGGGACTCGAACACGTCGACGACCTGATCGCCGACATCTCCGACGCCATCGACGCGGCACAGGCGGCGCAGGCGGCGCAGGCGGCGTGCCAGAACTGA
- a CDS encoding DUF4202 family protein: MKVRTPAWLGAAIEAIDAANAQDPTLVDDAGVARPKELVHAEHMTAWLDRLDPDASPAQRLAARAHHFRRWTVPRSEFPDGRAGYLRWRKQARQRHAEEVSALLSDHGVPAEVIDEVGRIVAKAPRRSERGDSGLKLTASEPHSVDIDPPQADSLEAEVQTHEDCLCLTFFELQGLDTAARLGDKAAEVVAKTLEKMSAHGRSHLDRADLDPAVRELISSAQSTVEIIERLADADQRFTAQRRRIVSLLLGAGRPVSMPELLDADPDLAQSSVYRNLVVLEQAGVVLRVVTGSEFTRYELAEDLTGHHHHHLVCVVCGKVDDVTVPDALERQLEATLSALAEAHGFAIDDHRLDALGRCAACIATA; the protein is encoded by the coding sequence GTGAAGGTGCGCACACCGGCGTGGCTCGGAGCAGCCATCGAGGCGATCGATGCGGCCAACGCTCAGGACCCGACGCTGGTCGACGACGCGGGCGTCGCCCGGCCCAAGGAACTCGTGCACGCCGAACACATGACGGCGTGGCTCGACCGACTCGACCCCGACGCCTCCCCGGCGCAACGCCTCGCCGCACGTGCGCATCACTTCCGACGTTGGACCGTTCCACGTTCGGAGTTTCCCGATGGCCGTGCGGGGTACCTGCGCTGGCGCAAACAGGCGCGTCAGCGACATGCCGAGGAGGTTTCGGCGCTGCTCTCCGACCACGGGGTGCCCGCCGAGGTGATCGACGAGGTCGGCCGCATCGTCGCCAAAGCGCCCAGGCGCAGTGAGCGCGGCGATTCGGGCCTGAAGTTAACCGCGTCAGAACCGCACTCGGTCGACATCGACCCGCCTCAGGCGGACTCGCTGGAGGCGGAGGTCCAGACCCACGAGGACTGCTTGTGTCTCACGTTCTTCGAGCTGCAAGGCCTCGACACCGCAGCGCGCCTGGGCGATAAAGCCGCCGAGGTGGTGGCCAAGACGTTGGAAAAGATGAGCGCTCATGGGCGCAGCCATCTCGATCGGGCCGACCTCGACCCTGCTGTGCGTGAGCTCATCTCCTCGGCCCAGTCGACCGTGGAGATCATCGAGCGGCTCGCAGACGCCGATCAACGCTTCACCGCTCAGCGGCGTCGCATCGTCTCATTGCTGCTCGGCGCCGGCCGGCCGGTGTCGATGCCCGAGCTGCTCGACGCCGACCCCGATCTCGCCCAGAGCTCGGTGTATCGAAACCTCGTCGTGCTCGAACAGGCCGGAGTGGTGCTTCGGGTGGTGACCGGGTCGGAGTTCACCCGCTACGAACTCGCCGAGGACCTCACCGGACATCACCACCATCACCTGGTGTGTGTCGTGTGCGGCAAGGTCGACGACGTGACGGTGCCCGACGCGCTGGAACGTCAGCTCGAGGCGACCCTCAGTGCGCTTGCCGAGGCGCACGGTTTCGCGATCGATGACCATCGACTCGATGCGCTCGGCCGCTGCGCCGCCTGCATCGCCACCGCCTAG
- a CDS encoding metal ABC transporter ATP-binding protein, with translation MSEDDCREPLVELRHVTLGYDREPVVRGIDLSICRGDVVAVLGSNGSGKSTLVKGMLGLSELLDGEILLFGTPARRFSQRCRIGFVPQRNQVASNIPTTALEVVESGRVARRGLWRPFTRADRDAARAALRTVGLDHVASRPVQHLSGGQQRRVAIARALAGEPELLILDEPTAGVDAETQLRLAATLQQLAEAGTTIVLIEHELGVVADLIGRVLVVADGSISYDGAPDAAHTHHADHEHHDHTSEPLRPGTGLIGW, from the coding sequence GTGAGCGAGGACGACTGCCGGGAACCGCTCGTGGAGTTACGCCACGTCACGCTCGGCTATGACCGCGAGCCGGTCGTGCGAGGCATCGATCTGTCGATCTGCCGCGGCGATGTGGTGGCGGTGCTCGGTTCCAACGGCTCCGGCAAGTCGACCCTCGTCAAGGGCATGCTCGGATTGAGCGAGCTGCTCGACGGTGAGATTCTGCTCTTCGGCACCCCCGCACGGCGCTTTTCCCAGCGTTGTCGGATCGGCTTTGTGCCCCAGCGAAACCAGGTTGCGTCAAACATCCCGACCACTGCCCTCGAGGTCGTCGAAAGCGGCCGGGTCGCCCGCCGCGGGCTGTGGCGACCCTTCACCCGCGCCGACCGCGATGCCGCCCGCGCTGCGCTGCGCACGGTCGGGCTCGATCACGTCGCGTCCCGACCGGTGCAACACCTGTCGGGTGGACAGCAGCGTCGGGTGGCGATCGCCCGTGCGCTGGCCGGCGAACCCGAGCTACTCATCCTCGACGAGCCCACCGCCGGAGTCGACGCCGAAACCCAGTTGCGCCTCGCCGCCACCTTGCAACAACTCGCCGAGGCGGGCACCACCATCGTGCTCATCGAACACGAACTCGGGGTCGTGGCCGACCTGATCGGCCGGGTCCTCGTCGTGGCCGACGGCTCGATCTCCTACGACGGCGCCCCCGACGCGGCCCACACCCATCACGCCGACCACGAACACCACGATCACACCTCCGAACCCCTTCGCCCGGGCACCGGACTGATCGGATGGTGA
- a CDS encoding M50 family metallopeptidase, whose product MARPLFTVAGIPVRIDPAFIFGALLIYLWSGGGTHGIYAVVALAIFLFIHEMGHAVVARHFGAKAGITVGFLGGYTSYVPPATITRGQQIAISAAGSATQLIVALPALYATLLWTRSVAQSADFTSVATFSALETPANVYAAVAWAGVLLALLNLIPALPFDGGRIVERLLRGRFGDATSTIMARWSYGVAAVLALMYVISGGSERNSPLYLTPPQMDLFDPSFVTMMAREGVRFVNFLTSGSLFVPLIIVLGAAAEGRARAVVTPKIGRPGEAPPLDAQSLLAAVESAERSGWATGTVPPFPAGFEPSPWLVTYAAQRRGDTTTAQQAPHLLSDVRERRWVRPPDPNHPAILDLLQHLPPDVADSAAVLEMRVHAGSVDDFASAIQRRVTATGAPSDLYLGAAGFATRGYNDSALAWLERAVSAEPSATLLATAPEFGSLRGDPRFEQLLERAQVAEGV is encoded by the coding sequence ATGGCGAGACCGCTGTTCACCGTCGCCGGGATCCCGGTACGAATCGACCCCGCGTTCATCTTCGGAGCCCTGCTGATCTACCTGTGGTCGGGCGGCGGAACCCATGGCATCTACGCGGTGGTGGCGCTGGCCATCTTCTTGTTCATCCACGAGATGGGTCACGCGGTGGTCGCCCGCCATTTCGGGGCCAAGGCGGGCATCACCGTCGGGTTTCTCGGCGGCTACACGAGTTATGTGCCGCCCGCGACGATCACCCGCGGTCAACAGATCGCCATCAGCGCGGCGGGATCGGCCACCCAGTTGATCGTGGCGTTGCCGGCGTTGTACGCCACCCTGTTGTGGACTCGGTCGGTCGCACAATCCGCCGATTTCACGTCGGTCGCGACCTTCAGTGCGCTCGAAACGCCGGCCAACGTCTACGCCGCTGTCGCCTGGGCTGGGGTGTTGCTCGCACTGCTGAACCTGATCCCGGCGTTGCCCTTCGATGGTGGCCGAATCGTCGAGCGCCTTTTGCGCGGCCGTTTTGGCGATGCCACCTCCACGATCATGGCTCGGTGGTCCTACGGGGTCGCTGCCGTGCTCGCATTGATGTACGTCATTTCGGGCGGTTCCGAGCGAAACTCCCCGCTGTATCTCACCCCGCCGCAGATGGATCTGTTCGACCCGTCCTTTGTCACGATGATGGCTCGCGAGGGGGTTCGGTTCGTGAACTTCTTGACCTCGGGGTCGTTGTTTGTGCCGTTGATCATCGTGTTGGGTGCGGCGGCGGAGGGGCGTGCTCGTGCGGTCGTGACGCCGAAGATCGGCCGGCCCGGCGAGGCTCCACCGTTGGATGCGCAGTCGTTGCTCGCCGCGGTCGAGTCGGCCGAGCGAAGCGGCTGGGCGACCGGCACGGTGCCACCCTTTCCTGCGGGGTTCGAACCCTCACCGTGGCTCGTGACCTACGCGGCACAGCGTCGCGGCGACACCACCACCGCGCAGCAGGCGCCGCACCTTCTGTCCGATGTCCGGGAACGGCGTTGGGTGAGGCCGCCAGATCCGAATCATCCGGCGATCCTCGACCTGCTCCAGCATTTGCCCCCCGATGTCGCCGACAGCGCCGCGGTGCTCGAGATGCGGGTCCACGCCGGGTCGGTGGACGACTTCGCCTCCGCCATCCAGCGCCGGGTCACCGCGACCGGCGCCCCGAGCGACCTTTATTTGGGGGCGGCGGGATTCGCCACTCGCGGCTACAACGATTCGGCGCTCGCCTGGCTCGAGCGGGCGGTGTCGGCCGAGCCCAGCGCGACCCTCCTGGCCACCGCTCCGGAGTTTGGTTCGCTGCGCGGCGACCCCCGCTTTGAACAACTCCTCGAACGTGCGCAGGTGGCGGAGGGCGTCTGA
- a CDS encoding metal ABC transporter permease yields MGAAIWSYSFMQRAMIAAVLIGFAAPSVGIYLLQRRLALIGDGLGHVALAGVALGLITSTSPVWMALLVAVVGALAVELIRTRGRTGGDTALAIMFYGGIAAGLVMVSQAPDATPVNLNSYLFGAITTTSWADVVTFAVLTLVVLVVTIGMRRALYATSNDEEFALAAGLPVLRLNLLLAVLTAVTVVVSMRVVGLLLVSALMVVPVAAAQQLARSFAQTMSAAIAIGVISALGGVATSRTTNTPSGPTIILVAIGFFVVAAIARSAITRTAIAHTAIARSPITSGRDHDHWLSENEPGGHEPGGHEAGGSEPEGRG; encoded by the coding sequence ATGGGTGCCGCCATCTGGAGTTACAGCTTCATGCAGCGGGCGATGATCGCCGCGGTTCTCATCGGCTTCGCCGCGCCGTCGGTGGGGATCTACCTGCTGCAACGTCGCCTTGCGCTGATCGGTGACGGTCTCGGCCACGTTGCCCTCGCCGGTGTTGCGCTCGGGCTCATCACCTCCACGTCGCCGGTGTGGATGGCCCTGTTGGTCGCGGTGGTGGGCGCGCTCGCGGTCGAACTCATTCGTACCCGCGGTCGCACCGGCGGCGACACCGCGCTCGCCATCATGTTCTACGGGGGTATCGCTGCAGGCCTCGTGATGGTGTCGCAGGCCCCCGACGCTACGCCGGTGAACCTCAACAGCTACCTGTTCGGCGCGATCACGACGACGTCGTGGGCCGACGTCGTCACCTTCGCGGTGTTGACCCTCGTCGTTCTCGTGGTCACGATCGGGATGCGCCGCGCCCTGTACGCGACCAGCAACGACGAGGAGTTCGCGTTGGCGGCGGGCCTGCCGGTGTTGCGCCTGAACCTGCTGTTGGCGGTGCTGACGGCCGTGACGGTCGTGGTGTCGATGCGCGTCGTGGGCCTTTTGTTGGTGAGCGCACTCATGGTGGTGCCCGTCGCTGCGGCCCAACAGCTCGCCCGCAGCTTCGCCCAGACCATGTCGGCGGCGATCGCCATCGGGGTCATCAGCGCGCTCGGGGGCGTGGCCACCTCCCGCACCACCAACACCCCGTCGGGCCCGACGATCATTCTCGTGGCCATCGGCTTCTTCGTCGTCGCCGCCATTGCCCGTTCTGCGATCACCCGTACCGCCATCGCCCATACCGCCATCGCCCGTTCTCCGATAACCAGTGGTCGTGATCACGACCACTGGTTATCGGAGAACGAGCCGGGGGGTCACGAGCCTGGGGGTCACGAGGCGGGCGGTAGCGAGCCTGAAGGTCGCGGCTAG